The Prosthecobacter fusiformis sequence CAATTCTATCAGTGCTCAGTACATGGAATGTGCTTGCCGCTCCAAACTCTTCTGAGGAGGCTTTTCTCAAGACAAGGATGTGGTTCACCTGGTATGTTTGTCTCGCCGCCTTGCTTCCAAGTGTTTTCTGCGGGTTCATCGGTGGGGCTATTGGCGCAAGGCTGGCCCGTTCGCGGATTCCTTCTGATCTCGATTCCCGTCCGGCGAGCGCCGCTCACGGGTACAAATGGCCTTTTCGCCTCTTGTCCTGGCTATCGTTTCTGCTACTTGCTTCGCCTCTTGTGTTTCTCGGGCGAGAACCCAAGATCGACCCTCCACCGGTGATTGTGGCAACACTCCCATCGACTCCGGTTCCTGCGCCATCGCCATTCAAATACGACGTTCCGGCGGAGCTGAGCCAATCAAGCTTTAATCAGTTTCGGGTCGGCTTCGTCAAAACAATCGGTAACGTAGCTGACAGCAGAGCAATGAGCCTGTCGCCCGATGGAAGGCTTTTTGCCTACTGTAGCCAGCGAGATGGCAACTCCAGCATTACGGCCTTCGACCTGCATGCATTTAAACCAGTGGCGAATTTCATCGTTCCAGGGCATCCAGCAGATTCTCTGGTCTGGTCACCGGACATGAAACGTCTCGCCTGTTTGTGCCGAGATGGATCCGCCTCCGCTTCGCTATGGATTCTGTCGTTGGAAGACGGACTCGCCGTGGAGCTTCCTCGCCCGCCGGAGGCTGATGTTCCGGCCGGGGAGTTCTTCTGGTGGTCGGCGGAGGAACTGGCCTTCTTTTCTCCTGATGAAACGCCTCTCATATTCCGCCTCGACACTCTCGCGTTCGCACCACTGGATGATTCAAAATTCATTGAGGGCAAAAGCGAACAGGAAAAGATGCGCTGGATCGAAGGTCCACGTTTTGAACTACCTAGCTCTTCACACTGGCAATTCCAGATTGCAGCAGGCGTGCTATCTAATCAGCCGCCGCCCAGAAAGAATCAGGGCGCGCCGTGGCAATGGAACCAGAGTTTTTTCTGTTCATTTGCAGATCCGCAATCCCCTCCTGACAGAGCTTCCAGTCAACAAAGGCATGAAGGTCTTCTGTGCCCCGGACGGGTCCAAGATCATCCGCGCCATGAATGGGCAGGCCGAAGTTGCCTACTTGAAAATGAGCGAGGCAGAAGAGGAGATCGTTGAAGTCGAAATACCCGTATCAGAAACGGCTCGGATTCCAGGAGTTGAAGACCTTCAACTTTGTGCGTTCGTTTATGCTCCGCTTATCAATCCGCTCAACGGCCAGACCATTGGACCTGACCATCGTCGCATCAAGGC is a genomic window containing:
- a CDS encoding WD40 repeat domain-containing protein; translation: MLFHTTSQEQQYTNPLVLLILIMAVAGCSGFALVTIGRSLLEKATLSVGIGCQLGLKAGWQSALMAGAILSVLSTWNVLAAPNSSEEAFLKTRMWFTWYVCLAALLPSVFCGFIGGAIGARLARSRIPSDLDSRPASAAHGYKWPFRLLSWLSFLLLASPLVFLGREPKIDPPPVIVATLPSTPVPAPSPFKYDVPAELSQSSFNQFRVGFVKTIGNVADSRAMSLSPDGRLFAYCSQRDGNSSITAFDLHAFKPVANFIVPGHPADSLVWSPDMKRLACLCRDGSASASLWILSLEDGLAVELPRPPEADVPAGEFFWWSAEELAFFSPDETPLIFRLDTLAFAPLDDSKFIEGKSEQEKMRWIEGPRFELPSSSHWQFQIAAGVLSNQPPPRKNQGAPWQWNQSFFCSFADPQSPPDRASSQQRHEGLLCPGRVQDHPRHEWAGRSCLLENERGRRGDR